Proteins found in one Muntiacus reevesi chromosome 2, mMunRee1.1, whole genome shotgun sequence genomic segment:
- the LOC136161242 gene encoding free fatty acid receptor 2-like — protein MPNLDNSLILTAYIIILLTGLPANLLALRAFLRRVRQPHPAPVHILLLSLTLADLLLLLLLPFKIVEAASDFRWELSDLACALMGFGFYSSIYCSTWLLAGISIERYLGVAFPVQYKLSRRPVYGVIAALIAWVMSFGHGTVVIIVQYLNSTQRATKENETTCYENFTQEQLRILLPIRLELCLLLFFIPMVVTTFCYSRFVWIMLTQPHVGAQKRRRAVGLAIVSLLNFLLCFGPYNISHLVGFHVKASPKWRRKAVVFGSLNAGLDPLLFYFSSSVVRRSFGKGLQALHRRGSSLLGRRGKETAEAANEDRGVSQTEGVPSSDFTTD, from the coding sequence ATGCCAAACTTGGACAACTCCTTGATCCTCACGGCCTACATTATTATCTTGCTCACCGGTCTCCCTGCCAACCTCCTGGCGCTGCGGGCCTTCCTGCGGCGCGTGCGCCAGCCCCACCCTGCACCCGTCCACATCCTCCTGCTCAGCCTGACGCTGGCcgacctcctgctgctgctgctgctgcccttcAAGATCGTCGAGGCCGCGTCTGACTTCCGCTGGGAGCTGTCTGATCTAGCCTGTGCTCTTATGGGTTTCGGCTTCTACAGCAGCATCTACTGCAGCACGTGGCTACTGGCGGGCATCAGCATCGAGCGCTACCTGGGAGTGGCTTTCCCCGTGCAGTACAAGCTGTCCCGCCGGCCCGTGTATGGAGTGATCGCCGCTCTGATCGCCTGGGTCATGTCCTTTGGTCACGGCACCGTGGTGATCATCGTTCAGTACCTGAATTCAACCCAGAGGGCCACAAAGGAGAATGAGACCACCTGCTATGAGAACTTCACCCAAGAGCAGCTGAGAATATTGCTTCCCATTCGGCTGGAGCTgtgcctcctcctcttcttcatccCTATGGTGGTCACCACCTTCTGCTACTCGCGTTTCGTGTGGATAATGCTCACCCAGCCCCACGTGGGGGCTCAGAAGCGGCGCCGAGCCGTGGGACTGGCCATCGTGTCGCTCCTTAATTTCCTGCTGTGCTTTGGGCCCTATAACATATCCCACCTGGTGGGGTTCCACGTGAAGGCAAGCCCCAAGTGGCGGAGGAAAGCTGTGGTGTTTGGTAGCCTCAATGCCGGTCTGGACCCCttgcttttctatttctcttcttcagTCGTACGCAGGTCCTTTGGGAAAGGGCTGCAGGCACTGCACCGTCGGGGCTCCTCCCTGCTGGGACGCAGAGGCAAAGAAACAGCGGAGGCGGCGAATGAGGACCGTGGCGTGAGTCAAACAGAGGGAGTGCCGAGTTCAGACTTCACCACGGACTAG